Proteins from a single region of Rhodospirillales bacterium:
- the sufC gene encoding Fe-S cluster assembly ATPase SufC gives MLHIKDLHASIETDDGTVDILKGISLDVQAGQVHAIMGPNGSGKSTLSYVLAGREDYDVTGGTVELGGTDLLDLKPEERAAAGLFLAFQYPVEIPGVNMSSFLKTAINSIRKQRGEDELDALAMLKRIKSTCARLGISDDMMKRAVNVGFSGGEKKRNEVLQMAMLEPKFCVLDETDSGLDIDALKVVADGVNAMRSPDRGFLVITHYQRLLDYIQPDVVHVLAKGKIVKTGGPELAKELEDKGYAEFLDEAA, from the coding sequence ATGCTGCATATCAAAGATCTTCATGCATCTATCGAAACCGACGATGGCACAGTCGATATCCTGAAAGGGATTTCGCTCGATGTCCAGGCCGGGCAGGTTCACGCGATTATGGGCCCCAACGGCTCTGGCAAGTCCACGCTCTCATACGTACTGGCCGGGCGCGAGGATTATGACGTTACAGGTGGTACGGTCGAGTTGGGCGGAACGGACCTTCTGGATCTGAAGCCGGAAGAACGCGCCGCCGCCGGTCTGTTCCTTGCTTTCCAATATCCGGTTGAAATTCCCGGCGTAAATATGAGCTCCTTTCTCAAAACTGCAATCAATTCCATCCGTAAACAACGCGGCGAGGATGAATTGGACGCACTCGCCATGCTGAAACGCATCAAATCGACCTGCGCCAGGCTCGGCATTTCTGATGATATGATGAAACGCGCTGTCAATGTAGGCTTTTCCGGCGGTGAGAAAAAGCGCAACGAAGTCCTGCAAATGGCGATGCTAGAGCCAAAATTTTGCGTTCTCGATGAAACCGACAGCGGCCTCGATATTGATGCGCTCAAGGTTGTCGCCGATGGTGTGAATGCCATGCGCAGCCCAGACCGCGGTTTTCTGGTTATCACCCACTACCAACGCCTGCTGGATTATATCCAGCCCGACGTCGTACATGTGTTGGCCAAAGGCAAGATCGTTAAAACCGGCGGACCAGAATTGGCCAAAGAGCTTGAAGACAAGGGCTACGCTGAATTCCTTGATGAGGCAGCGTGA
- the sufB gene encoding Fe-S cluster assembly protein SufB has translation MSISEKTIATVADMAGRYEAGFVTDIETDKAPKGLSEDIVRFISTKKGEPEWMLEWRLKAYCRWLEMPEPEWAKVEFSPIDYQDAYYYAAPKSTGDGPKSLDDVDPKLLETYEKLGIPLREQEILAGVQDRTPVAVDVVFDSVSVATTFKEKLKESGVIFCSISEAIKEHPELVKKYIGSVVPPGDNKHACLNSAVFTDGSFVYIPPGVRCPMELSTYFRINELNTGQFERTLIIADKGSYVSYLEGCTAPMRDENQLHAAVVELVAHDDAEIKYSTVQNWYPGDFKTGQGGVYNFVTKRALCEGRNSKVSWTQVETGSAITWKYPSCILKGDNSQGEFYSVAITNGRQQADTGTKMIHIGKNTKSRIVSKGISAGHSNSTYRGLVKILSKAEGARNFTQCDSLLIGDQCGAHTVPYIESRNKSANLEHEATTSKISEDQLFYCMQRGISEEEALALIVNGFAREVMQHLPMEFAVEAQKLVGISLEGSVG, from the coding sequence ATGAGCATCTCTGAAAAAACAATCGCCACCGTCGCGGATATGGCCGGGCGCTACGAGGCCGGTTTTGTTACCGATATTGAAACGGATAAAGCGCCCAAAGGCCTGTCTGAAGACATTGTACGTTTTATTTCAACAAAAAAGGGCGAGCCTGAATGGATGTTGGAGTGGCGTCTCAAAGCCTATTGCCGGTGGTTGGAAATGCCTGAGCCGGAGTGGGCCAAGGTTGAATTTTCACCCATCGACTATCAAGACGCTTATTACTACGCCGCGCCCAAAAGCACAGGTGATGGGCCAAAAAGCCTGGATGACGTTGATCCCAAACTGCTTGAAACTTACGAAAAACTTGGCATTCCCCTGCGGGAGCAGGAAATCCTTGCCGGAGTGCAGGATCGTACGCCCGTCGCCGTTGATGTGGTGTTCGACTCTGTATCCGTCGCGACAACTTTTAAGGAAAAGCTCAAAGAATCAGGGGTCATTTTTTGCTCTATTTCTGAAGCCATCAAGGAACACCCTGAACTCGTAAAAAAATATATCGGCTCGGTTGTTCCGCCCGGTGACAATAAACATGCCTGCCTCAACAGTGCAGTCTTTACCGACGGCTCCTTCGTCTATATTCCACCGGGCGTACGCTGCCCGATGGAACTGTCCACCTATTTCCGCATTAACGAACTCAATACGGGCCAGTTTGAACGTACGCTGATTATCGCGGATAAAGGATCGTACGTATCCTATTTGGAAGGGTGCACCGCGCCCATGCGTGACGAGAATCAACTCCACGCCGCTGTGGTCGAGCTGGTTGCTCACGATGATGCCGAAATCAAATACTCCACCGTACAAAACTGGTATCCCGGTGATTTTAAAACAGGGCAGGGTGGCGTCTACAATTTCGTAACCAAACGCGCTTTATGTGAAGGGCGCAATTCGAAGGTAAGCTGGACACAGGTTGAAACCGGATCAGCGATTACCTGGAAATATCCATCCTGTATTCTCAAAGGCGATAATTCCCAAGGCGAATTTTATTCCGTGGCCATCACCAATGGCCGCCAGCAAGCCGACACCGGCACTAAAATGATCCATATCGGTAAAAACACGAAAAGTCGCATCGTCTCAAAAGGGATCAGCGCCGGCCATTCCAACAGCACGTACAGGGGGCTTGTTAAGATTTTGTCCAAAGCCGAAGGTGCGCGTAACTTTACCCAATGCGACAGCCTTCTGATTGGCGATCAATGCGGCGCGCATACGGTCCCCTATATCGAAAGCCGCAATAAATCTGCGAATTTAGAGCATGAGGCCACAACCTCAAAAATCTCCGAAGATCAGCTCTTTTATTGTATGCAGCGCGGAATAAGTGAAGAAGAAGCGCTGGCTCTCATCGTCAACGGCTTTGCCCGCGAAGTTATGCAGCACTTGCCCATGGAATTCGCTGTCGAGGCGCAAAAACTCGTTGGCATCTCTCTGGAAGGAAGCGTTGGATAA
- a CDS encoding SUF system Fe-S cluster assembly regulator yields MIKISRLADYAVVTLAELAQQKTPVSAVVVAGQTRLPEPTVAKVLKLLAKAGLVQSIRGVNGGYQLKKPPAQIDVAQIVAAIEGPVSLTACVEGSTDICNYQKHCSVKGRWDDVHSTLRKALESVTLADMMARPKGCSQMEKRYKCP; encoded by the coding sequence ATGATTAAAATATCGCGTCTTGCAGATTATGCTGTAGTCACTCTTGCAGAACTCGCACAGCAAAAAACGCCAGTCAGCGCTGTGGTGGTGGCAGGGCAAACCCGTTTGCCCGAACCTACAGTCGCAAAAGTGCTTAAACTTCTGGCCAAAGCGGGATTGGTGCAATCAATTCGCGGTGTTAATGGCGGCTATCAACTCAAAAAGCCGCCTGCGCAAATTGACGTCGCACAAATCGTTGCGGCCATTGAAGGGCCTGTTTCACTCACCGCCTGCGTCGAGGGCAGCACTGATATTTGTAACTATCAGAAGCATTGTAGCGTCAAAGGCCGCTGGGACGATGTACATAGTACGCTGCGTAAAGCACTTGAATCTGTAACATTGGCCGATATGATGGCCCGGCCAAAAGGGTGTTCTCAAATGGAAAAAAGGTATAAGTGCCCATGA
- the sufD gene encoding Fe-S cluster assembly protein SufD produces MNFLELKNLPTPKDETWKYTNLGRTLPANLVLADKPQNIVIHKNRGQICEQPEDILFTAFENQHTQPRLKIVLEDGAQATMIERHNGEGAYWKNMVTEIELGQGAILHHIRIQNDAPKAVNTNMVSLKAARDAVYNGFALNSGAKLSRHEIHAIIEGENAEVSFNGVNLLNGEQHGDTTILIEHQAPNGRSNQFYRSLLDDKAHGVFQGKVHVHQIAQKTDGYQLSNALLLSPEAEMDTKPELEIYADDVKCSHGATTGQLDEEPLFYLRQRGLNEAQGRFLIIQAFVDEVVDKIVDKKIRSEILEVTQTWLHTALKI; encoded by the coding sequence ATGAATTTTTTAGAATTAAAAAATCTGCCAACTCCTAAAGACGAAACGTGGAAGTACACCAATCTGGGCCGTACGCTTCCGGCTAATCTCGTGCTGGCCGATAAACCGCAGAACATAGTTATCCACAAAAACCGTGGACAGATCTGTGAACAGCCTGAGGACATTCTGTTCACAGCTTTCGAAAACCAGCACACACAACCACGCTTGAAGATTGTGCTCGAAGACGGTGCGCAGGCGACCATGATTGAACGGCACAATGGCGAAGGCGCCTATTGGAAAAACATGGTCACAGAAATTGAGCTAGGGCAGGGCGCTATTCTTCATCACATTCGCATCCAAAACGACGCTCCCAAGGCGGTCAATACCAATATGGTCAGCCTCAAAGCCGCCCGTGACGCGGTCTATAACGGCTTTGCCCTGAATAGCGGTGCCAAACTCTCTCGTCATGAAATCCACGCCATTATTGAAGGAGAGAATGCCGAAGTGTCCTTCAACGGCGTAAACCTGCTGAACGGTGAGCAGCACGGCGACACCACCATTCTGATCGAGCATCAAGCCCCCAATGGACGCTCCAACCAGTTTTACCGCTCTTTGCTCGATGATAAAGCCCATGGCGTGTTTCAGGGCAAGGTACACGTACACCAAATCGCTCAGAAAACCGATGGTTACCAGCTCTCCAACGCGCTTCTGCTCTCACCCGAGGCTGAAATGGATACCAAACCGGAGCTTGAAATTTATGCCGACGATGTAAAATGTTCACATGGTGCCACCACAGGACAACTCGATGAAGAACCGCTCTTTTATCTGCGTCAACGGGGCTTAAACGAAGCTCAGGGGCGGTTTTTAATCATTCAAGCCTTTGTGGATGAGGTTGTGGATAAAATTGTGGATAAGAAAATCCGCAGCGAAATTTTGGAAGTAACGCAAACATGGCTGCACACAGCGCTAAAAATATGA